The candidate division WOR-3 bacterium genome has a window encoding:
- a CDS encoding polysaccharide biosynthesis/export family protein — MIWLMLLTLSPHVYLLPNDAVEVDIWHQPNLSGKYLVDTDTSLNIPLLGKINIKNIPADSLEKMLIDEFHKYYGDIFLTINIYYQINVFGEVKSPGKYYLKSNENLANLLAMAGGPTSNGNIGRIKILNFGRERSVNLEKILKSGKKIDELNLGPGDVVIIPRRFMPALQEWSVLFSIGTLILQIIIYAR; from the coding sequence ATGATTTGGTTGATGCTTCTGACTTTATCTCCTCATGTCTATTTACTCCCCAACGATGCGGTGGAGGTTGATATATGGCATCAACCAAATTTAAGCGGTAAATATCTTGTGGATACCGATACAAGTTTAAATATCCCGCTTCTGGGAAAAATTAACATAAAAAATATTCCTGCGGATTCTCTGGAGAAGATGCTCATTGATGAATTTCATAAATATTACGGTGATATCTTTCTGACGATTAATATCTACTACCAGATAAATGTTTTTGGTGAAGTTAAATCTCCAGGCAAATATTATCTTAAAAGCAACGAAAATCTTGCCAATCTTCTGGCGATGGCAGGAGGTCCAACCTCAAATGGTAATATTGGCAGGATTAAGATTCTTAATTTTGGCAGAGAAAGAAGCGTGAATCTTGAAAAGATACTTAAGAGCGGAAAGAAAATAGACGAATTGAACCTCGGTCCTGGTGATGTGGTTATTATTCCAAGAAGATTTATGCCGGCACTCCAGGAATGGTCAGTGCTTTTCAGCATTGGCACATTGATTTTACAAATTATAATTTACGCAAGATGA